From the genome of Candidatus Methylopumilus rimovensis, one region includes:
- a CDS encoding helix-turn-helix domain-containing protein: MSNDSIIIHGHLLKEAREDLNLSIDDVAHRLTLSNKHIISMEENKKDGFVSFQIKLISIRKYVAFLELDIDTIIENTKNKTKSLNLPEPELENKTDETDELPEKKILFLIKIKSFFVWAKTHIKVPHIFYFIIFLFVSNFVIGVYQKYAVAHKNFEGQEVELPNIDSLPNDIVTYETKPLEEKELSREMLPIEVKKPEENNKDVAIKMCGQAISKPITQVSSPTDPLKPGDYFHIISKGQQTICILDAKGAENKYSLTEGQKLTYRGGKAPFKLLIDPAISEIFYEGWLVKLKTEQSYIQLNPKTYN; the protein is encoded by the coding sequence ATGTCAAACGATTCAATCATTATTCATGGCCATCTTTTAAAAGAAGCGCGCGAAGATCTAAATCTTTCGATAGATGATGTTGCACATCGTTTAACTTTAAGTAACAAACATATCATCTCTATGGAAGAAAATAAGAAAGATGGATTTGTATCTTTTCAAATCAAACTCATATCGATCAGAAAATATGTAGCTTTTCTTGAATTAGATATTGATACCATTATTGAAAATACAAAAAATAAAACTAAATCTTTAAATCTCCCAGAGCCTGAATTGGAAAATAAGACAGATGAAACGGATGAACTACCTGAGAAAAAAATACTGTTTTTAATAAAAATAAAATCATTTTTTGTATGGGCAAAAACACATATCAAAGTGCCTCATATTTTTTATTTTATTATCTTCCTTTTTGTATCCAATTTTGTAATTGGTGTTTACCAAAAATATGCTGTTGCTCATAAAAATTTTGAAGGTCAGGAAGTTGAATTACCCAATATTGATTCTCTTCCGAATGATATAGTGACTTATGAGACTAAACCTTTAGAAGAGAAAGAACTATCAAGGGAGATGTTACCTATTGAAGTCAAAAAGCCAGAAGAAAATAATAAGGATGTTGCTATCAAAATGTGCGGTCAAGCCATTTCAAAACCAATTACACAAGTTTCTTCTCCTACGGATCCTCTTAAGCCTGGCGACTACTTCCATATTATCTCTAAAGGCCAACAGACGATTTGTATATTAGATGCTAAAGGTGCGGAAAATAAGTATTCCCTGACCGAAGGTCAAAAACTAACCTACCGAGGCGGAAAAGCTCCCTTTAAACTCTTGATAGATCCTGCCATCAGTGAAATATTCTATGAGGGTTGGTTGGTGAAGCTTAAGACTGAACAAAGCTATATTCAACTTAATCCAAAAACCTATAATTAA
- a CDS encoding thiosulfate oxidation carrier protein SoxY has protein sequence MMKKIILLIPTFLVSSFFALGVCAETPNLLDGVVDKYFKGKVLTKTDDITFDVAKRALDGTQVPFKFTVNKKYKNISVVVEGNPHQLPGIGSLALTMYPKVAPFTFETHIRMEQDSYVDVIAEDEEGKFFYNQVAIRSAGGCSAGVTYDADSVLKEIGSMKVLNTGTRASVFIKHPQHNGYQANLSNYTGLFILPEWHLSSVVVKDQEKEIWSAEFGGGSTAENPFFVFDAPKIKGNLQVLAVDTQGKQYIGK, from the coding sequence ATGATGAAGAAAATAATTCTATTGATTCCAACTTTTTTAGTGAGTAGCTTTTTTGCATTGGGAGTTTGCGCTGAAACACCTAATCTTTTAGATGGGGTGGTAGATAAGTACTTTAAAGGTAAAGTCTTAACCAAAACAGATGATATTACATTTGATGTAGCAAAAAGAGCGCTTGATGGCACACAAGTCCCATTTAAATTTACAGTCAATAAAAAATATAAAAATATTTCAGTGGTAGTAGAAGGTAATCCACATCAATTGCCTGGTATTGGATCTCTTGCATTGACCATGTATCCTAAGGTGGCTCCATTTACATTTGAAACACATATTCGTATGGAACAAGATAGTTATGTTGATGTGATTGCAGAAGATGAAGAAGGTAAGTTTTTTTATAATCAAGTAGCAATTCGTTCTGCAGGAGGCTGTTCAGCAGGTGTAACTTATGATGCTGATTCTGTATTGAAAGAAATAGGTTCTATGAAGGTATTAAATACAGGCACGAGAGCTTCTGTATTCATTAAACATCCTCAGCATAATGGTTATCAGGCCAATTTGAGTAATTACACAGGACTTTTCATTTTGCCCGAGTGGCATTTATCAAGTGTTGTAGTCAAGGACCAGGAAAAAGAAATTTGGAGTGCTGAGTTTGGTGGAGGAAGTACCGCTGAAAACCCTTTCTTTGTTTTTGACGCCCCTAAAATTAAGGGGAATCTTCAAGTTTTAGCAGTAGATACTCAAGGTAAGCAATATATTGGCAAATGA
- a CDS encoding TIGR00645 family protein, whose translation MKTEEIIEKLVFKSRWILAPMYLGLVGGLVCLLIKFGQEFLHIMMTVVDTPEREIVLSILALVDMTLVANLLIMVIFSGYENFVSKIDIDNHEDKPHWMGKVDYSGLKLKLIGSIVAISAIDLLKAFMHASIPGQMLTNTQMAWMVGIHATFIISGVLFAIMDKIAEDTPHH comes from the coding sequence ATGAAGACTGAAGAAATTATAGAAAAATTAGTGTTTAAGAGTCGATGGATATTAGCCCCTATGTATTTGGGATTGGTCGGTGGGTTAGTTTGTTTGCTTATAAAATTTGGTCAAGAATTTCTTCATATCATGATGACGGTGGTTGACACGCCGGAGAGAGAGATTGTTTTATCAATTTTAGCCTTAGTAGACATGACGCTTGTTGCAAATCTTCTTATCATGGTTATTTTTAGTGGCTATGAGAACTTTGTATCTAAAATAGATATCGATAATCATGAAGATAAGCCTCATTGGATGGGTAAAGTTGATTATTCTGGATTGAAGCTTAAGTTGATTGGCTCAATAGTTGCAATTTCTGCCATCGATCTTTTGAAAGCTTTTATGCATGCGTCCATACCAGGACAAATGCTTACAAATACTCAAATGGCTTGGATGGTGGGTATTCACGCTACATTCATCATCTCAGGCGTTCTCTTTGCAATTATGGATAAAATTGCAGAAGATACCCCGCATCATTAA
- a CDS encoding SDR family oxidoreductase: MSHIKYTVLITGTNRGLGLEFVKQFAIEGYQVIACTRKINKKDELHQLQKKFKTISICKLDIANFSSIDQFAKLFKKPIDILINNAGVYPDSSVDHVDYKSWLDAFKINTLAAFKMTKAFLPHLKKGQLKKIASLTSKMGSIDDNSGGGEYIYRSSKTALNMVMKSLSIDLKPYDLSVITLHPGWVRTDMGGPNGLIDVDESVAGMKRQIDKLTIRTSGQFIAYDGKKISW, encoded by the coding sequence ATGTCTCACATTAAATATACAGTTCTTATCACTGGTACAAATAGGGGTTTAGGTCTTGAATTTGTCAAACAGTTCGCTATAGAAGGTTATCAAGTCATCGCATGTACTAGAAAGATAAATAAAAAGGATGAGCTTCACCAGCTTCAGAAAAAATTTAAAACTATCTCAATATGTAAGCTTGATATTGCAAATTTTTCGTCCATTGATCAGTTTGCAAAATTATTCAAAAAACCCATCGACATTCTTATTAATAATGCCGGTGTTTATCCAGATAGCTCAGTTGATCATGTCGATTATAAATCTTGGCTTGATGCTTTTAAAATTAATACCCTTGCTGCATTTAAAATGACAAAAGCGTTTCTACCTCATCTTAAAAAAGGCCAATTAAAAAAGATAGCATCACTTACAAGCAAGATGGGGAGTATTGATGACAATTCGGGTGGCGGGGAATATATTTATCGATCAAGCAAAACAGCCTTGAATATGGTCATGAAAAGTTTATCTATTGATTTAAAACCTTATGATTTATCCGTTATTACACTCCATCCCGGGTGGGTTAGAACAGACATGGGAGGACCTAATGGACTTATTGATGTTGATGAGAGTGTTGCTGGTATGAAACGTCAAATTGATAAACTTACCATAAGGACTTCAGGTCAATTTATTGCTTACGATGGCAAAAAAATTTCTTGGTAA
- a CDS encoding HU family DNA-binding protein: protein MNKGELIEAVAKAAGSTKADAGRAIDATLAAITKALKKGDVVTLIGFGTFKVSKRAARVGRNPQTGKELKIPARKAPTFKAGAALKSAVN from the coding sequence ATGAATAAAGGCGAACTAATCGAAGCAGTTGCAAAAGCAGCAGGTTCAACAAAAGCAGACGCTGGTCGTGCGATTGATGCAACACTTGCAGCTATCACTAAAGCTCTTAAAAAAGGTGATGTAGTAACACTTATCGGCTTTGGTACTTTTAAAGTTTCAAAACGCGCTGCACGAGTTGGTCGTAACCCACAAACTGGTAAAGAACTTAAAATACCAGCACGTAAAGCTCCAACATTCAAAGCAGGTGCTGCTCTTAAATCAGCAGTTAACTAA
- a CDS encoding LexA family protein produces the protein MKKIVPIRGGKRPGAGRKSGTGKFGEKTTLVRVPESQTAVISNILEAYAKRKIQEISNVVSIDLVSEAMKKTKIPLFEHKVPAGLPSQADDHVEKRMDLNDYLIREADTTFFVRIKGNSMDNAGIHDDDVVIVDRSQEASIGDIVLASLDGEFTVKTLAKNKNGSPRLLPANEAFSPIEVLDGVQFQIWGVVTGAVRKFK, from the coding sequence ATGAAAAAAATTGTCCCCATTCGAGGCGGTAAAAGACCAGGTGCTGGACGTAAATCAGGTACTGGAAAATTTGGCGAAAAGACAACGCTAGTGAGAGTGCCAGAAAGTCAAACCGCTGTGATATCAAACATTCTTGAGGCTTATGCTAAAAGGAAGATTCAAGAAATTTCTAATGTGGTATCTATTGATTTGGTAAGCGAAGCAATGAAAAAAACTAAGATTCCTCTATTTGAGCACAAGGTGCCTGCAGGACTTCCTTCCCAAGCAGATGATCATGTTGAGAAAAGGATGGATCTTAATGATTATCTTATTCGTGAGGCTGATACAACGTTTTTTGTGCGCATTAAAGGAAATTCAATGGATAACGCTGGTATTCATGATGATGATGTTGTGATAGTGGATCGATCGCAAGAGGCATCTATTGGCGACATCGTATTAGCTTCATTAGACGGTGAATTTACAGTTAAGACTTTAGCTAAAAATAAAAATGGCTCCCCACGCTTGTTACCAGCAAACGAGGCATTTAGCCCTATTGAAGTTTTAGACGGTGTGCAGTTTCAAATATGGGGCGTCGTTACGGGCGCTGTTAGAAAATTTAAATAA
- a CDS encoding DUF1365 domain-containing protein gives MMQAIYEGTLNHTRVKPNKHAFQYRVHMLYLDLDDLVRTFSNKLFWSYNRFNLGCFLRSDYFGYSKNSLKKSIQDEIKKKLHFKHQGKIFVLTSPRYFGYCFNPVSFYYCFNLKNKLEVIVSHITNTPWNENHAYVHDCRGLKQAMKYFQFQKNFHVSPFMPMDVQYEWSFNEPGKEIVVSMNNMHKKEFIFNATMRLHRRALNNQSLNYLLFRFPPETFKTIMAIYWNALRLKFKRIPFFSHP, from the coding sequence ATGATGCAGGCAATCTATGAAGGCACGTTAAATCATACAAGGGTAAAACCGAATAAGCACGCATTTCAATATCGTGTTCATATGTTATATCTTGATCTTGATGATCTAGTGAGAACATTTTCAAATAAACTATTTTGGAGTTATAACCGTTTTAATTTGGGGTGTTTTTTAAGATCAGACTATTTTGGCTATTCAAAAAATAGCTTAAAAAAATCAATACAAGATGAAATTAAAAAAAAGCTTCATTTTAAACATCAAGGAAAAATATTTGTTTTAACAAGTCCTCGATACTTTGGCTATTGTTTTAATCCTGTGAGTTTTTATTATTGTTTTAATTTAAAAAATAAATTAGAAGTCATTGTGTCGCATATTACCAATACACCATGGAATGAAAATCACGCATATGTTCATGATTGCCGAGGATTAAAGCAAGCAATGAAATACTTTCAGTTTCAAAAGAATTTTCATGTATCACCCTTTATGCCTATGGATGTCCAGTATGAATGGTCATTTAATGAGCCAGGAAAGGAAATCGTAGTTTCTATGAATAATATGCATAAAAAAGAGTTTATTTTTAACGCAACGATGAGGCTTCATAGGAGAGCTTTAAACAATCAATCGCTTAATTATTTGCTCTTTAGGTTTCCACCAGAAACTTTTAAAACAATTATGGCTATTTATTGGAATGCTTTACGTTTAAAATTTAAACGGATCCCTTTTTTTTCTCACCCTTAA
- a CDS encoding NAD(P)/FAD-dependent oxidoreductase translates to MKIAIIGSGISGNTLAYYLNPHHQIALFESNDRIGGHSHTHHIDVFNQKVSVDTGFIVFNKKTYPNFLKLLHELKVPYENSAMSFSVKDSQKDFEYNGTNLNALFAQRKNFINPSFYKMIREILRFNKSSIILLSGDEEISLGDYLKRERYSDFFKKYYILPMGSAIWSSNIKTMMQFPAKFFIQFFNNHGMLNINDRPQWLTISGGSINYVDKMIKPFRKKIKLNQNIKYVERKKDHIAIHHKDRVEKFDWVFFACHSDEALKLIKSPSFHEKNILKAIPYTDNEVILHYDDHFMPKRKLAWAAWNYHIDDNANSPASLTYNMNILQNLKTEVPLLVTLNPLQKINKKKIIKTLSYAHPQYSLPSIEAQSKYHLISGVNRTSFAGAYWGNGFHEDGVKSALDAIQQFNAVHGFQ, encoded by the coding sequence ATGAAGATAGCAATCATAGGCTCAGGCATCTCTGGCAATACCCTTGCATATTATTTAAACCCCCACCATCAGATTGCACTTTTTGAATCCAATGATCGTATTGGAGGCCACTCACATACACATCACATTGATGTATTCAATCAAAAAGTGAGTGTAGACACGGGGTTTATTGTATTTAACAAAAAAACATACCCTAATTTTTTAAAGCTATTACATGAACTTAAAGTGCCCTATGAAAATAGTGCCATGAGTTTTAGTGTCAAAGACAGCCAAAAAGATTTTGAATATAACGGCACAAATCTCAATGCACTATTTGCGCAAAGAAAGAATTTTATTAATCCTAGCTTTTATAAAATGATTAGAGAGATTCTTCGATTTAATAAGTCTTCAATTATCTTATTAAGTGGTGATGAAGAGATTAGTTTAGGTGATTATCTGAAACGAGAACGCTACTCGGATTTCTTTAAGAAATATTATATTTTGCCGATGGGCTCAGCAATTTGGTCATCTAACATTAAAACAATGATGCAATTTCCTGCTAAATTTTTTATACAGTTTTTTAATAATCATGGCATGTTAAATATCAATGACAGACCTCAGTGGTTAACAATCTCCGGGGGCTCAATTAACTATGTCGATAAGATGATCAAGCCTTTTAGAAAAAAAATCAAACTTAATCAGAATATAAAATATGTAGAAAGAAAAAAAGATCATATTGCTATTCATCATAAAGATCGCGTAGAAAAATTTGACTGGGTATTTTTTGCTTGCCATAGTGATGAAGCTTTGAAATTAATCAAAAGTCCTAGCTTCCATGAAAAAAATATTTTAAAAGCGATTCCATATACAGATAATGAAGTGATCTTGCATTATGATGATCACTTTATGCCCAAAAGAAAGCTTGCTTGGGCAGCGTGGAATTATCACATTGATGATAATGCCAACTCACCAGCATCTCTAACTTATAATATGAATATATTGCAGAATTTAAAAACGGAAGTACCCCTTTTAGTGACATTAAACCCACTGCAAAAAATCAACAAAAAGAAAATTATTAAAACACTTTCTTATGCTCACCCACAATATAGTTTACCAAGTATTGAGGCGCAGTCTAAGTACCATTTAATTTCAGGTGTGAATCGTACTTCATTTGCAGGTGCATATTGGGGCAATGGCTTTCATGAAGATGGGGTTAAGAGTGCACTTGATGCCATTCAACAATTCAATGCCGTGCATGGATTTCAATGA
- a CDS encoding SAM-dependent methyltransferase, with amino-acid sequence MKNILHRLARALVFNQLRKIKIGHIAIIEGPKKFSFGKKGKLNITLTVHDPRFYGALAFGGSIGVSEAFMQKFWTVSDLTKLIRIMAINQNTMDRLEGLFNLFLKPLLKYLHYLNQNSVKGSQINISKHYDLGNDFFSLFLDSTMMYSSAVFRSPQDSLYKGSIHKLKTICQGLELTSQDHIIEIGSGWGGFAIYAAQNFGCKVTTTTISKEQYKYVKQKIKDLRLSHKITVLFSDYRHLKGQYDKLVSIEMLEAVGYQYYDTYFNVCSQLLKPHGLAFIQTITIADQRYEKSKRSVDFIQRYIFPGSCIPSITALQNSISKSSDLKIYGIQDIGEHYAKTLALWREGFFRNLKQVKALGFDDAFIRMWHFYLSYCEGGFKEKVISDIHLKLIKPGYRTK; translated from the coding sequence ATGAAAAATATTTTACACCGACTTGCTAGAGCGCTTGTTTTTAATCAATTAAGAAAAATCAAAATAGGTCATATTGCTATTATCGAAGGACCTAAGAAATTTTCATTTGGAAAAAAAGGTAAATTAAATATCACATTAACGGTTCATGATCCAAGATTTTATGGGGCCTTGGCTTTTGGTGGTTCGATTGGTGTGAGTGAAGCATTCATGCAAAAGTTTTGGACTGTCAGTGATTTAACAAAGTTAATTCGTATCATGGCCATCAATCAAAATACGATGGATCGATTAGAAGGATTATTCAATCTTTTTTTAAAGCCACTTCTTAAATATCTTCATTATTTGAATCAAAATTCAGTCAAAGGAAGTCAGATCAATATTTCTAAGCATTACGATTTAGGCAATGACTTTTTTTCATTATTTTTAGATTCAACCATGATGTATTCATCTGCAGTTTTTAGAAGCCCTCAGGATTCACTTTACAAAGGATCTATCCATAAATTAAAGACTATTTGCCAGGGATTAGAGCTTACTTCTCAAGACCATATCATTGAAATTGGTTCTGGTTGGGGTGGATTTGCGATTTACGCTGCACAAAATTTCGGATGCAAGGTCACCACGACGACTATTTCAAAAGAACAATATAAGTACGTAAAACAGAAAATTAAGGATTTAAGGTTATCACATAAGATTACGGTCTTATTTTCAGATTATCGGCATTTAAAAGGACAGTATGACAAATTAGTATCTATTGAAATGCTAGAAGCTGTCGGCTATCAGTATTACGATACTTATTTTAATGTCTGTAGCCAATTATTAAAGCCACATGGCCTCGCATTCATTCAAACTATTACCATTGCAGATCAACGTTACGAGAAATCGAAGCGCTCAGTTGACTTTATTCAGCGATATATTTTCCCTGGTAGCTGTATTCCCTCTATTACAGCATTACAAAATAGCATCTCCAAATCATCTGATTTAAAAATCTATGGTATTCAGGATATTGGCGAACATTATGCAAAAACGCTTGCTTTGTGGAGAGAAGGTTTCTTTAGAAACCTCAAGCAAGTTAAAGCCCTAGGATTTGATGATGCTTTTATTCGCATGTGGCATTTTTACTTATCTTATTGTGAAGGAGGCTTTAAAGAGAAGGTTATTAGCGATATACATCTTAAATTAATTAAACCGGGATATCGAACAAAATAA
- a CDS encoding pentapeptide repeat-containing protein, which produces MLLKRYWFSFLFFIAHLAYAGEFGNYCLLSLSEGRFLQTDCSVSASYQSKVYCFGSEVSKEIFLKTPDEFIKKASVFYEKNKEVDRKKISQEELLKEIKSPDCDFSNKDLGYLDMNDFDLSHCKMINTSFFGANLIGANLSNSNMQRAYLNLARLEKANFSGANLTEAIIFQAIFGETNFKGANLTRARMIGTLGAVNMSGATIKYGKFGLDVGNQPMGQMKFDSVAGKFYKANFEGADLNIASFTFGDLREANLRNTNMYRADLIQADLTGADLTNADLTDANVDGAIFTNVKGLSTVKGFSTVKGKCRDCGMP; this is translated from the coding sequence ATGTTATTAAAGAGATATTGGTTTTCATTTTTATTTTTTATAGCTCATCTTGCTTATGCCGGTGAATTTGGTAATTACTGTCTTTTAAGTTTATCCGAAGGTCGTTTTCTCCAAACGGATTGCTCAGTTAGCGCAAGCTACCAGAGTAAGGTTTATTGTTTTGGGAGTGAAGTGAGTAAAGAAATATTTTTAAAAACACCTGATGAATTTATCAAAAAAGCTAGCGTCTTTTACGAAAAAAATAAAGAGGTTGACCGTAAGAAAATATCACAAGAAGAATTATTAAAAGAAATTAAAAGTCCTGATTGTGATTTTTCAAACAAAGACTTAGGTTATCTAGATATGAATGATTTCGATTTAAGTCATTGCAAAATGATTAATACAAGTTTTTTTGGTGCGAATCTCATCGGTGCTAATTTATCCAATAGCAATATGCAAAGAGCTTATTTAAATTTAGCGCGTCTTGAAAAAGCTAATTTTTCAGGAGCTAATTTAACTGAGGCTATAATCTTTCAAGCGATTTTTGGCGAAACTAATTTTAAAGGTGCTAATTTAACGCGTGCTCGCATGATTGGCACATTAGGTGCAGTGAATATGTCAGGGGCTACCATTAAATATGGTAAATTTGGTTTGGATGTTGGTAATCAGCCTATGGGGCAAATGAAATTTGATTCAGTCGCAGGTAAATTTTACAAAGCGAATTTTGAAGGGGCCGATTTAAATATTGCGAGTTTTACATTTGGTGATTTAAGAGAGGCTAACTTAAGAAATACCAATATGTATCGAGCTGATTTAATTCAAGCTGATTTAACGGGGGCTGATCTCACTAATGCGGATTTGACTGATGCGAACGTAGATGGCGCGATCTTTACTAATGTTAAGGGCCTTTCAACAGTCAAAGGTTTTTCAACGGTAAAAGGTAAATGCCGTGATTGTGGTATGCCTTAA
- the clsB gene encoding cardiolipin synthase ClsB, with protein sequence MPYYLKENKIELLKNGKDYFASVIHSIKQARYNIFVEAYIFSHDVTGIKILAALKEAAKRNVEVYLLLDGFGSRDLSKKVIDEIKASKIHFLFYHPKISPYQMKRISLRRLHRKMFLIDHKIAYIGGINIIDDMNVPNGKAPRIDYAVQLEGPVIHLISQSMVKLWKRVSWSHLEKSYVPKNNHKNISSYPNGIRLNFIERDNFRHRQDIEKAYLHAIQNAKDEIFIANAYFIPGKKFERALIDAARRGVLVTLLLKGEMDYFLSNATRAFYAKFLKEGISIFEYTRSFMHSKVAVIDETWSTVGSSNIDPFSLLLAREANIVVFDKSFASQLKKNIKEDIQFGGTEILLKDWDKAHLIKRLKARMAYLFIRLSLGVVSI encoded by the coding sequence ATGCCCTACTACTTAAAAGAAAATAAGATTGAATTGCTTAAAAATGGCAAAGATTATTTTGCCTCTGTGATTCATTCGATTAAACAAGCTCGGTACAATATTTTTGTAGAGGCTTATATTTTTAGTCATGATGTGACGGGTATAAAAATTTTAGCTGCACTTAAAGAAGCGGCTAAAAGAAATGTTGAGGTTTATTTATTACTTGATGGATTTGGAAGTCGCGATCTTTCAAAAAAAGTAATAGATGAAATCAAGGCTTCTAAAATTCATTTTCTTTTTTACCACCCTAAAATTTCACCTTACCAAATGAAGCGTATTTCGTTAAGACGACTTCATCGGAAAATGTTTTTGATTGATCATAAGATCGCTTACATTGGTGGTATTAATATTATTGATGATATGAATGTCCCAAATGGTAAAGCGCCACGTATCGACTATGCTGTTCAATTAGAGGGTCCCGTCATTCACTTAATCAGTCAAAGTATGGTTAAGCTTTGGAAAAGAGTCTCATGGTCCCATTTAGAAAAATCTTATGTTCCAAAAAATAATCATAAAAATATATCGTCATACCCAAATGGTATAAGGCTTAACTTTATAGAGCGCGATAATTTTCGGCATAGACAAGATATTGAAAAAGCTTACTTACATGCCATTCAAAATGCTAAAGACGAAATATTTATTGCAAATGCTTATTTTATTCCAGGGAAAAAATTTGAAAGAGCTTTAATTGATGCTGCTAGAAGAGGTGTGTTAGTGACCCTTCTTTTAAAAGGTGAAATGGATTACTTTTTATCTAATGCCACGCGTGCTTTTTATGCTAAATTTTTAAAAGAAGGTATTTCTATTTTTGAATACACGAGAAGTTTTATGCACAGTAAGGTGGCTGTTATTGATGAAACTTGGTCAACAGTAGGTTCATCAAACATTGATCCTTTTAGTCTTCTTTTAGCTCGAGAAGCCAATATTGTGGTCTTTGATAAATCTTTTGCGTCTCAGCTTAAAAAAAATATTAAAGAAGATATTCAATTCGGCGGCACTGAAATTCTTTTAAAAGACTGGGACAAAGCGCATTTAATCAAAAGATTAAAAGCGCGCATGGCTTATTTATTTATTCGACTAAGCTTAGGTGTTGTAAGTATTTAA
- a CDS encoding acyl-CoA desaturase: MNTFFKKLFFWFDNSFLEEKYASITSGKEIDWMRVIPFILLHLSCFFIFIVGFSWTAFTVCITLFAIRMFAITGFYHRYFSHKTFRTSRFVQLLFAMIGATAVQRGPLWWAAHHRGHHMHSDTPEDKHSPQEHGFFWSHMGWFLTKSNFVTNTKFVRELIRFPELRIIDRFDLLMPLALSITLFFVGYYLNQYEPQLNTNGFQLLIWGFSVSTVMLYHATFLVNSVAHQWGKKRYETKDTSRNNFIIAILTFGEGWHNNHHHYPGSARQGFYWWEIDLTYYVLKFLAMIGIIWDMRTVSDNIRESKKIEHHHH, from the coding sequence ATGAATACATTTTTTAAAAAATTATTTTTTTGGTTTGATAATTCTTTTCTTGAAGAAAAGTATGCTTCTATTACTTCTGGCAAAGAAATTGATTGGATGCGAGTCATTCCTTTTATTCTTCTTCATTTATCTTGTTTTTTTATCTTTATTGTTGGATTTAGTTGGACAGCATTTACGGTATGTATCACTCTTTTTGCTATTCGCATGTTTGCTATTACAGGCTTTTACCATCGTTATTTTTCTCATAAAACGTTTAGAACTTCGAGGTTTGTTCAACTTTTATTTGCGATGATTGGAGCTACTGCAGTGCAAAGAGGTCCTCTGTGGTGGGCAGCGCATCATCGAGGCCATCATATGCATTCTGATACACCAGAAGATAAACACTCACCTCAAGAGCATGGATTTTTTTGGAGTCATATGGGGTGGTTTTTGACTAAGTCTAATTTTGTGACTAATACAAAGTTTGTACGTGAATTAATTAGATTTCCTGAATTGCGCATCATAGATCGATTCGATCTTCTCATGCCATTAGCATTATCTATTACCTTATTTTTTGTAGGTTATTATCTGAATCAATATGAGCCACAACTCAATACAAATGGTTTTCAGTTATTGATATGGGGATTTTCAGTTTCAACAGTCATGCTTTATCACGCAACCTTCTTAGTCAATTCGGTGGCGCATCAATGGGGAAAGAAACGTTATGAAACTAAGGATACAAGTCGAAATAATTTTATTATTGCGATTCTGACTTTTGGTGAGGGTTGGCATAATAATCATCATCATTACCCTGGATCAGCAAGACAAGGATTTTATTGGTGGGAAATTGATCTCACTTATTATGTTTTAAAATTTTTGGCGATGATCGGCATTATTTGGGATATGCGTACTGTTTCTGATAATATTCGCGAATCTAAAAAAATAGAACATCATCATCACTAG
- a CDS encoding PepSY domain-containing protein produces the protein MKKYLALIAAILVAVLVGVVLFFGKTYKHDDRPIISDIKKHNEMMAGCMKTALSKHAGAIVEIEMEKEDGRPIFDIDIQDSDGKHWEIECDAETGQVVEDKLDRD, from the coding sequence TTGAAAAAGTATTTAGCCTTAATAGCAGCTATTCTTGTTGCGGTATTGGTAGGCGTAGTTTTATTTTTTGGTAAAACATATAAGCATGATGATAGACCCATTATAAGTGACATAAAAAAACATAACGAAATGATGGCAGGGTGTATGAAGACTGCTTTAAGTAAACATGCTGGTGCTATTGTTGAGATTGAAATGGAAAAAGAAGATGGCCGGCCTATATTCGATATTGATATTCAAGATTCCGACGGCAAGCATTGGGAAATTGAATGTGATGCTGAAACTGGTCAAGTGGTAGAAGATAAACTAGATCGAGATTAA